Proteins encoded together in one Felis catus isolate Fca126 chromosome B3, F.catus_Fca126_mat1.0, whole genome shotgun sequence window:
- the SLC22A17 gene encoding solute carrier family 22 member 17, with protein sequence RRVWTEGSADVGRGGESGGRGGESSAEIAETKEAPAAAELQSGVSPASVSGHRCPHWAKGQRILLVRADRASAVGKLAPRVATGTPEPNGGGGSKIDSTVEITPSPNGQVGTLGDAVPTEQLQGEREREREREGEGDAGGDGMGSSLSLAVPPGPLSFEALLAQVGALGGGQQLQLGLCCLPVLFVALGMASDPIFTLAPPLHCHYGGFAPNASGWEQPPNASGVSVASAALAASAASRVATSTDPSCSGFAPPDFNHCLKDWDYNGLPVLTTNAIGQWDLVCDLGWQVILEQILFILGFASGYLFLGYPADRFGRRGIVLLTLGLVGPCGVGGAAAGSSTGVMALRFLLGFLLAGVDLGVYLMRLELCDPTQRLRVALAGELVGVGGHFLFLGLALVSKDWRFLQRMITAPCILFLFYGWPGLFLESARWLIVKRQIEEAQSVLRILAERNRPHGQMLGEEAQEALQDLENTCPLPATSSFSFASLLNYRNIWKNLLILGFTNFIAHAIRHCYQPVGGGGSPSDFYLCSLLASGTAALACVFLGVTVDRFGRRGILLLSMTLTGIASLVLLGLWDYLNEAAITTFSVLGLFSSQAAGILSTLLAAEVIPTTVRGRGLGLIMALGALGGLSGPAQRLHMGHGAFLQHVVLAACALLCILSIMLLPETKRKLLPEVLRDGELCRRPSLLRQPPPNRCDHVPLLATPNPAL encoded by the exons cgAAGAGTCTGGACCGAAGGTTCTGCTGAcgtgggaaggggaggagagtctggaggaaggggaggggaaagcagCGCAGAGATCGCAGAGACGAAGGAGGCGCCCGCGGCTGCAGAGCTGCAGAGCGGGGTCTCTCCAGCCTCTGTATCCGGGCATCGGTGCCCCCACTGGGCCAAAGGACAGCGCATCCTTTTGGTGCGGGCCGACAGGGCCTCCGCGGTCGGCAAGCTGGCTCCCCGGGTGGCCACCGGGACCCCCGAGCCCAATGGCGGGGGCGGCAGCAAAATCGACAGCACTGTAGAGATCACTCCCAGCCCCAACGGA caggtCGGGACCCTCGGAGATGCGGTCCCCACGGAGCAGCTGCAGGGTGAGCGGGAGCGCGAAAgggagcgggagggggagggcgaCGCGGGCGGCGACGGAATGGGCAGCAGCCTGTCGCTGGCCGTGCCCCCCGGCCCCCTCAGCTTTGAAGCGCTGCTCGCCCAGGTGGGGGCGCTGGGCGGCGGCCAGCAGCTGCAGCTCGGCCTCTGCTGCCTGCCCGTGCTCTTCGTGGCGCTGGGCATGGCCTCGGACCCCATCTTCACCCTGGCGCCCCCACTGCACTGCCACTACGGAGGCTTCGCCCCCAACGCCTCCGGCTGGGAGCAGCCCCCCAACGCCAGCGGCGTTAGCGTCGCCAGCGCGGCCCTAGCAGCCAGCGCCGCCAGCCGCGTCGCCACCAGTACGGACCCCTCGTGCAGCGGCTTTGCCCCGCCGGACTTCAACCATTGTCTCAAGGACTGGGACTATAACGGTCTGCCGGTGCTCACCACCAACGCCATTGGCCAG TGGGATCTAGTGTGTGACCTGGGCTGGCAGGTGATCCTGGAGCAGATCCTCTTCATCTTGGGCTTTGCCTCTGGCTACCTGTTCCTGGGCTACCCGGCGGACAG GTTTGGCCGTCGAGGGATTGTGCTGCTGACCTTGGGGTTGGTGGGCCCCTGCGGAGTGGGAGGGGCTGCCGCAGGCTCCTCCACAGGTGTCATGGCCCTCCGATTCCTCCTGGGCTTTCTGCTTGCTGGAGTTGACCTTGGTGTCTACCTAATGC GCCTGGAACTGTGCGACCCAACCCAGAGGCTTCGGGTGGCCCTGGCAGGGgagttggtgggggtgggggggcacttCCTGTTCCTGGGCCTGGCCCTTGTCTCTAAGGACTGGCGATTTCTTCAGCGAATGATCACCGCTCCCTGCATCCTCTTCCTGTTTTATGG ctGGCCTGGTTTGTTTCTGGAGTCTGCGAGGTGGCTAATAGTGAAGCGACAGATTGAGGAGGCGCAATCCGTGCTGAGGATCCTGGCTGAGCGGAACCGGCCCCATGGGCAGATGCTGGGAGAGGAGGCCCAGGAGGCCCTGCAGG aCCTGGAGAACACCTGCCCTCTCCCTGCAACATCCTCCTTTTCCTTCGCCTCCCTCCTCAACTACCGCAACATCTGGAAAAATCTGCTTATCCTGGGCTTCACCAA CTTTATTGCCCATGCCATTCGCCACTGCTACCAGcctgtgggaggaggagggagcccaTCGGACTTCTACCTGTGCTCTCTGCTGGCCAGTGGCACAGCAGCCCTGGCTTGCGTCTTCCTGGGGGTTACCGTGGACCGATTTGGCCGCCGGGGCATCCTGCTACTCTCAATGACCCTCACTGGCATTGCGTCCCTGGTCCTGCTGGGCCTGTGGGATT ATCTGAATGAGGCTGCCATCACCACTTTCTCTGTCCTTGGCCTCTTCTCCTCCCAAGCTGCTGGCATCCTCAGCACCCTCCTCGCTGCTGAAGTCATCCCTACCACTGTCCG GGGTCGAGGCCTGGGCCTGATCATGGCACTGGGAGCTCTTGGAGGGCTGAGTGGCCCAGCCCAGCGCCTCCACATGGGCCACGGAGCCTTCCTGCAGCATGTGGTGCTGGCGGCCTGTGCCCTCCTCTGCATCCTCAGCATCATGCTTCTGCCGGAGACCAAGCGCAAACTCCTGCCCGAAGTGCTGCGGGATGGGGAGCTGTGCCGCCGGCCTTCCCTGCTGCGGCAGCCACCCCCTAACCGCTGTGACCATGTCCCACTGCTTGccacccccaaccctgccctCTGA